From the Esox lucius isolate fEsoLuc1 chromosome 21, fEsoLuc1.pri, whole genome shotgun sequence genome, one window contains:
- the LOC105019544 gene encoding complement C1q-like protein 2 translates to MKGVVILLTMSLCLTLSGTQAPDTCSVVRDLAVLKEKLEAVETRLQASERQVEELKSVNKAQEEELKTLKDLAAAGQLKVAFSAALRTSGSGDIGPFNTDTTLQYKRVFSNFGSGYNPATGVFTAMVKGVYFFRYTMFYSGNANAVVSLRKNGQLIVSTWDTGSGEAQDFASNAAIVELEVGDNVYAQLSANRQVFEDAGNYNTFSGFLLFTL, encoded by the exons ATGAAGGGAGTCGTTATCCTACtaaccatgtctctgtgtctcacacTGTCTGGGACACAAGCA CCTGACACCTGCTCTGTGGTTAGAGACCTGGCTGTCCTGAAGGAGAAACTAGAAGCTGTGGAGACCAGGCTACAGGCCAGCGAGAGGCAGGTGGAAGAACTGAAGAGTGTGAACAAAGCTCAAGAAGAAGAACTGAAAACATTGAAGGACTTGGCAGCAGCGGGTCAGCTGAAGGTGGCCTTCTCCGCAGCTTTAAGAACTTCCGGTTCTGGGGACATCGGGCCCTTCAACACGGACACAACCTTACAGTATAAAAGAGTCTTCTCCAATTTCGGCAGTGGATACAACCCTGCCACGGGTGTCTTCACAGCCATGGTTAAAGGGGTGTATTTCTTCCGCTACACCATGTTCTACAGCGGCAACGCCAACGCCGTTGTGAGTTTGCGGAAAAACGGACAGTTGATTGTGTCCACGTGGGACACTGGGTCCGGAGAAGCACAAGATTTTGCCAGCAACGCCGCCATTGTAGAGCTGGAGGTGGGGGACAATGTCTACGCCCAGTTAAGTGCCAACAGGCAGGTCTTTGAAGACGCCGGAAACTATAACACGTTCAGTGGGTTTCTGCTCTTCACCCTCTAA